From a single Meles meles chromosome Y, mMelMel3.1 paternal haplotype, whole genome shotgun sequence genomic region:
- the LOC123935887 gene encoding NADH-ubiquinone oxidoreductase chain 6-like, whose product MSLVMVRFHVGIMMIYIVFILSVIFVVSFVGFSSKPSPIYGGLVLIISGAVGCGIVLSFGGSFLGLMVFLIYLGGILVVFGYTTAMATEQYPEVWVSNKAVLGAFIVGLLSELLMACYILKGDDVEVEVVLKFNGAGDWVIYDTGDSGFFSEEVMGIAALYSYGT is encoded by the coding sequence ATGTCACTAGTCATGGTTAGATTCCATGTAGGAATAATGATGATATATATTGTATTCATTCTAAGTGTTATTTTCGTagttagttttgtagggttttcttCAAAACCTTCTCCTATCTACGGTGGGTTGGTTTTAATTATTAGTGGGGCTGTTGGTTGTGGGATtgtgttaagttttgggggatcTTTCTTGGGATTAATGGtgtttttgatttatttgggtGGTATACTTGTTGTATTTGGGTATACTACGGCCATGGCTACTGAGCAGTATCCTGAGGTTTGGGTTTCTAATAAGGCTGTTTTAGGGGCTTTTATTGTTGGTTTATTGTCTGAATTGTTGATGGCTTGCTATATTTTGAAGGGAGATGATGTTGAGGTCGAGGTTGTGTTAAAATTTAATGGGGCAGGTGATTGGGTTATTTATGATACAGGTGATTCAGGATTTTTTAGTGAAGAGGTTATGGGAATTGCGGCTTTGTATAGTTATGGGACTTGA